The following are encoded together in the Chloroflexota bacterium genome:
- the priA gene encoding primosomal protein N' — protein MFAEIVVNAPLSRRRVPFVERTEGFAALAQTFTYSIPPALEGRLQPGHLVTVPFGPRKLQGIVVALSAQTAVEKVKDVFDLVDPLPVLSAAQVALAQWMSDTYFAPLIDCVLQMFPPGLESEVQTLIVLNPNAPDGVAGDNAAQQALLERLQRDRQAPLDDLVKGASKTETLRAIDSLVRKGLASKQSVLLPPRARAQTERTVRLIAEPTPELLQAVKGDRQKAVLQYLVAQGGLSAVKTVREVRDATHAPQDTLATLERANYIRVDQRETFRDPLRGMIVEPAAAPDLTPDQQTVWDAIRPALDGAEPASTTFLLHGVTGSGKTEIYLRAVAETIARSRQAIVLVPEIALTPQTIRRFAARFGSRVTIAHSQLGLGERYDQWRRMRAGAIDVVVGPRSAVFAPLPRLGLIVLDEEHEGSYKQDRAPHYHARETARQYAALCGATVILGSATPSLESMFQARQGAYRLLTLPQRIETRLPGAGPQAAAINRQPLIVNLELPHVDIVDMRAELKAGNTSIFSRALRDALSETLEARQQAILFLNRRGAATFVMCRDCGHVLKCRRCDNALTYHSDESELICHHCGRRYGMPALCPACGSKRIRQFGAGTQKVEEVVSQLFPTARTLRWDRDVTGARGAHDELLRRFASHEADVLIGTQMIAKGLDLPLVTLVGAVSADTGLNLPDFRAGERTFQLLTQVAGRAGRSRLSGRAILQTYMPGYPVITAAARHDYAAFYEAEIEFRRRLHYPPFSRLIRLIFAGAPDARVQSEAESLHRNLSQRVRQLGLAGLEIIGPAPCFNHKLRGMFRWQVIVKGANPHALLRAFNLPVGWHVDVDPVSVL, from the coding sequence ATGTTTGCCGAGATTGTCGTCAATGCCCCGCTGAGCCGTCGTCGCGTGCCGTTCGTCGAGCGCACCGAGGGCTTTGCCGCGCTCGCGCAGACGTTCACCTATAGCATCCCGCCGGCGCTCGAAGGCCGCTTGCAGCCCGGCCACCTCGTCACCGTGCCGTTTGGCCCGCGCAAGCTGCAGGGCATCGTCGTGGCGCTTTCGGCGCAGACGGCGGTCGAGAAGGTCAAGGACGTCTTCGACCTGGTCGATCCGCTGCCGGTGCTCTCCGCCGCGCAGGTCGCGCTGGCGCAGTGGATGAGCGACACCTACTTCGCGCCGCTGATCGACTGTGTGCTGCAGATGTTCCCGCCGGGGTTGGAATCGGAGGTGCAGACGCTGATCGTGCTAAACCCGAATGCGCCGGACGGTGTGGCGGGCGACAATGCGGCACAGCAGGCGCTGCTGGAACGGTTGCAACGCGACCGGCAGGCGCCGCTCGACGATCTGGTGAAGGGCGCGTCCAAGACGGAGACGCTGCGCGCTATTGACTCGCTCGTGCGCAAAGGGCTGGCGTCCAAGCAGTCGGTGTTGTTGCCGCCACGCGCCCGCGCGCAGACCGAGCGCACCGTGCGCCTGATCGCCGAGCCGACGCCGGAACTATTACAGGCGGTAAAGGGTGATCGGCAGAAAGCGGTCCTGCAGTACCTGGTCGCGCAGGGCGGCCTGTCGGCGGTCAAGACGGTGCGCGAAGTGCGCGATGCGACGCACGCCCCGCAGGACACATTGGCCACCCTGGAGCGCGCCAACTATATCCGTGTTGACCAGCGCGAGACGTTCCGCGACCCGCTGCGCGGCATGATCGTCGAGCCTGCGGCGGCGCCTGACCTGACGCCGGACCAGCAGACGGTCTGGGACGCCATCCGGCCCGCGCTCGATGGCGCAGAACCGGCGTCGACGACATTCCTATTGCACGGCGTGACTGGCAGCGGCAAGACCGAGATCTACCTGCGCGCGGTCGCGGAAACGATCGCGCGCAGCCGGCAGGCGATTGTGCTGGTGCCGGAGATCGCGCTGACGCCGCAGACCATCCGGCGCTTCGCCGCCCGCTTCGGCAGCCGCGTGACGATCGCGCACAGCCAGCTTGGCCTCGGCGAGCGCTACGACCAGTGGCGGCGCATGCGCGCGGGCGCGATCGATGTGGTCGTTGGGCCGCGCTCGGCCGTCTTTGCGCCGCTGCCGCGCCTCGGCCTGATCGTCCTCGACGAGGAGCACGAGGGTAGTTACAAGCAGGACCGCGCCCCGCATTACCACGCGCGCGAAACGGCGCGCCAGTACGCCGCGCTGTGCGGCGCGACGGTAATCCTCGGCAGCGCCACGCCGTCGCTGGAGTCGATGTTTCAGGCGCGCCAGGGCGCGTACCGCCTGCTCACGCTCCCCCAGCGCATCGAGACGCGCCTGCCGGGCGCAGGCCCGCAGGCGGCGGCGATCAACCGGCAGCCGCTGATCGTCAATCTGGAACTGCCGCACGTGGACATTGTGGATATGCGCGCCGAGTTGAAGGCGGGCAACACGAGCATCTTTTCGCGCGCCTTGCGCGATGCGCTGAGCGAGACGCTCGAAGCGCGCCAGCAGGCGATCCTGTTCCTCAACCGGCGCGGCGCGGCGACGTTCGTGATGTGCCGCGACTGCGGCCATGTGCTCAAGTGCCGCAGGTGTGACAACGCCCTGACGTACCATTCCGACGAGTCCGAACTGATCTGTCACCATTGCGGGCGGCGTTACGGCATGCCCGCGTTGTGTCCGGCCTGCGGCAGCAAGCGTATCCGGCAGTTCGGCGCCGGCACGCAGAAGGTGGAGGAAGTCGTCTCGCAGTTGTTCCCCACGGCGCGCACGCTGCGCTGGGATCGCGACGTGACCGGCGCGCGCGGCGCGCACGATGAACTGCTGCGACGCTTCGCCTCGCACGAAGCTGATGTGCTGATCGGCACGCAGATGATCGCCAAGGGACTCGACCTGCCGCTCGTGACGCTGGTCGGCGCGGTCTCGGCCGATACCGGTTTGAACCTGCCGGACTTCCGCGCCGGCGAGCGCACGTTCCAGTTGCTGACCCAGGTGGCCGGGCGCGCCGGACGCAGCCGCCTGTCGGGCCGCGCGATCCTGCAAACGTACATGCCCGGCTACCCCGTCATCACCGCTGCCGCGCGGCACGACTACGCGGCGTTCTACGAGGCGGAGATCGAGTTTCGCCGCCGCCTGCACTACCCGCCGTTCAGCCGCCTGATCCGGCTGATCTTTGCGGGCGCGCCGGACGCGCGCGTACAGTCCGAGGCCGAATCGCTGCACCGCAACCTATCCCAGCGCGTGCGCCAACTTGGGCTGGCCGGCCTGGAAATCATCGGCCCCGCGCCCTGCTTCAACCACAAGCTGCGCGGCATGTTTCGCTGGCAGGTGATCGTCAAAGGCGCCAATCCGCACGCGCTGCTGCGCGCGTTCAACCTGCCGGTCGGCTGGCACGTGGACGTGGATCCGGTGAGCGTGCTGTAA
- the amrB gene encoding AmmeMemoRadiSam system protein B, whose product MVAHAAIRHSPIAGTWYPGTARALRATLDEFMLAVPPQTLSGDLRALIAPHAGYAYSGPTAAHSYRQLAGRAYDTVVVAGPSHFAWVGDFAISAESAYETPLGTVPLDTEWIAALERLLPMRRVRGDREHSIEIQLPFLQHMLGDFRFVPLLMNADTLDACAALGRAIADVSRGKRILLVASSDMNHMDNYTDVQQYDANVLRAIETFDLLSMAAVLLDPAYTVCGRAPVLTMAAAAQALGAARAQVLHHTTSGDVTGRTEPGNYTVGYLSAAMVA is encoded by the coding sequence ATGGTTGCGCATGCAGCAATCCGGCATTCCCCCATTGCCGGAACATGGTACCCCGGCACGGCGCGCGCGCTGCGCGCGACACTCGACGAATTCATGTTGGCCGTCCCGCCCCAAACCTTGTCTGGCGACCTGCGCGCCCTCATCGCGCCGCATGCCGGTTACGCCTACTCCGGTCCCACGGCGGCGCACAGCTACCGCCAACTGGCCGGGCGCGCATACGATACGGTGGTCGTCGCCGGGCCGAGTCATTTCGCCTGGGTTGGCGACTTCGCCATCTCCGCCGAGAGCGCCTACGAAACGCCGCTCGGCACGGTGCCACTGGACACGGAGTGGATTGCGGCGTTGGAGCGCCTGCTGCCGATGCGGCGCGTGCGCGGCGACCGCGAGCACTCGATCGAGATTCAATTGCCGTTTCTACAGCACATGCTGGGCGACTTCCGCTTCGTGCCGCTCCTGATGAACGCCGACACGCTCGACGCCTGCGCCGCACTGGGCCGCGCCATCGCGGACGTCTCGCGCGGCAAACGCATACTGCTGGTCGCCAGCAGCGATATGAACCACATGGACAACTACACCGACGTCCAGCAGTATGACGCGAACGTGCTACGCGCGATCGAGACGTTCGATCTGCTGTCGATGGCCGCCGTGCTGCTCGACCCGGCCTATACCGTCTGCGGGCGCGCGCCGGTGCTGACCATGGCGGCGGCCGCGCAGGCACTCGGGGCCGCGCGCGCGCAGGTCCTGCACCACACGACATCCGGCGATGTAACCGGCCGCACCGAGCCCGGTAATTACACCGTGGGCTACCTCAGCGCGGCGATGGTCGCCTGA
- a CDS encoding rhomboid family intramembrane serine protease: protein MSTPPDAPATPGPLYCYRHPERETLLRCARCDRPICAECQVRHPVGIRCPECSPMRQSGAVNTRLASRQAVVTYAILAINVAIWGLMELTGGSANTANLVRFGAKVNVLINDGQVWRLLSAMFLHIGFIHLAVNSYSLYNLGALLEPLLGWRRYLTLYVLAGLCGSLSSYWFNPRATSAGASGAIFGLVGAIGMFFFLHRKVFGEAARRMMINVAMIAAINLFFGFSTRGIDNFAHLGGLFGGLVLGAILSPRYGGMLLDRPQLYAKDDSPLRAWLLALLFALGLAVATFMAIRVNAESAGTYFARGETYYWDDRTDEAALQFQQALERDPALADAHYYLGLIAIGRNDLAGAARSFEASVRGDPSDASAQFNLGLCYEQLTRSADARAAYQRAYDLAHDDDLRTRAETALNRLAPR from the coding sequence ATGAGCACGCCCCCCGACGCGCCGGCAACGCCCGGCCCGCTGTACTGCTACCGCCACCCCGAGCGCGAGACGCTGCTGCGCTGCGCCCGCTGCGACCGGCCGATCTGCGCGGAGTGCCAGGTGCGGCACCCGGTCGGCATCCGTTGCCCGGAATGCTCGCCGATGCGGCAGAGCGGCGCCGTCAACACGCGCCTGGCCTCGCGGCAGGCGGTGGTCACGTACGCGATCCTGGCGATCAACGTCGCCATCTGGGGTCTGATGGAGCTGACCGGCGGCTCCGCGAATACGGCCAACCTGGTGCGCTTTGGCGCCAAAGTCAACGTCCTCATCAACGATGGACAGGTCTGGCGGCTGCTGTCCGCTATGTTCCTGCACATCGGCTTCATCCATCTGGCGGTCAACTCGTATTCGCTGTACAACCTGGGCGCACTCCTGGAGCCGCTGCTCGGCTGGCGGCGTTATCTGACACTGTACGTGCTGGCCGGCCTGTGTGGCAGCCTGTCCAGTTACTGGTTCAACCCGCGCGCGACGTCGGCCGGCGCGTCGGGCGCTATATTCGGCTTGGTCGGCGCCATCGGCATGTTCTTCTTCCTGCACCGCAAGGTCTTTGGCGAAGCGGCGCGCCGGATGATGATCAATGTCGCGATGATCGCGGCCATCAACCTGTTCTTCGGTTTCAGCACGCGTGGCATCGATAACTTCGCGCACCTCGGCGGCCTTTTCGGCGGGCTGGTGCTCGGCGCCATTCTCTCGCCGCGCTATGGCGGCATGCTGCTTGACCGCCCGCAACTCTACGCCAAGGACGACTCGCCGCTGCGCGCATGGCTGCTGGCGCTGCTCTTCGCCCTCGGGCTCGCTGTGGCGACCTTCATGGCCATCCGGGTGAATGCCGAGTCGGCTGGAACCTACTTTGCGCGCGGGGAAACGTATTACTGGGACGACCGCACCGATGAGGCCGCGTTGCAGTTCCAGCAAGCGCTGGAGCGCGATCCCGCGCTGGCCGACGCGCACTACTATCTGGGCCTGATTGCGATTGGCCGCAACGATTTGGCGGGGGCGGCGCGCTCGTTCGAGGCGTCGGTGCGCGGCGATCCGTCCGACGCGTCGGCGCAGTTCAATCTCGGCCTGTGCTACGAGCAACTGACGCGGAGCGCCGACGCCCGCGCTGCTTACCAGCGCGCTTACGACCTGGCGCACGACGACGATTTGCGCACCCGCGCCGAGACCGCCCTGAACCGGCTCGCGCCTCGCTGA
- a CDS encoding guanylate kinase, with product MRPRPRRPNVSTDSGAGVLPADLDPYRRVESPLVIVISGPSGVGKDATLKKMKEIGYPFHFVVTATTRPKRDHEVDGVDYFFMGVGDFAHLIEQGELLEYAVVYGQYKGIPKQQVREALSSGRDVLMRIDVQGAATMRRIMPEAVFIFLTAESEDALVKRLLERKTESPENLKIRVATAREELKRITEFDYVVVNRECNLKETAYAIASIISAEKCRVKPRVVRL from the coding sequence ATGCGCCCGCGGCCGAGGAGGCCCAACGTGAGCACTGATTCCGGGGCTGGCGTGTTGCCGGCCGATCTCGATCCGTACCGGCGGGTGGAATCGCCGCTGGTGATCGTGATTTCGGGACCCTCCGGCGTGGGCAAAGATGCCACCCTGAAGAAAATGAAGGAAATCGGCTACCCGTTTCACTTCGTCGTCACGGCGACGACGCGCCCCAAGCGCGACCACGAAGTGGACGGCGTGGACTACTTCTTCATGGGCGTGGGCGATTTTGCGCACTTGATCGAGCAGGGCGAACTGCTCGAGTATGCCGTCGTCTACGGGCAGTACAAGGGCATCCCCAAGCAGCAGGTGCGCGAGGCGCTGTCCAGCGGCAGGGACGTGCTCATGCGCATCGACGTGCAGGGCGCGGCGACCATGCGGCGAATTATGCCCGAGGCGGTCTTCATCTTCCTGACCGCCGAGTCCGAGGATGCGCTGGTGAAGCGACTGCTGGAGCGCAAGACCGAGTCGCCCGAGAACCTGAAGATTCGCGTGGCGACCGCCCGCGAGGAGTTGAAGCGCATCACCGAATTCGACTATGTGGTGGTGAACCGCGAGTGCAACCTGAAAGAGACAGCGTACGCCATCGCGTCGATCATCAGCGCGGAGAAATGCCGCGTCAAGCCGCGCGTCGTGCGGCTGTGA
- a CDS encoding DUF370 domain-containing protein, whose protein sequence is MHTEFVHVGYGGNIAVHRVLVVASPDSAPLKRLIREATKESRIINLTYGRKAKCVIVLDSGHIVLAAFQPQIILRRIALLRAGGAQIDLGAAELANAPAAEEAQREH, encoded by the coding sequence ATGCATACCGAGTTCGTGCACGTGGGTTACGGCGGCAACATCGCGGTGCATCGCGTGCTGGTCGTGGCCAGCCCTGACTCCGCGCCGCTCAAGCGCCTGATTCGCGAGGCGACCAAAGAGTCGCGCATCATCAACCTGACGTACGGCCGCAAGGCCAAGTGCGTCATCGTGCTGGACAGCGGGCATATCGTGCTGGCCGCGTTCCAGCCGCAGATCATCTTGCGGCGCATCGCCTTGCTGCGCGCCGGCGGCGCGCAGATTGACTTGGGTGCTGCCGAGCTTGCCAATGCGCCCGCGGCCGAGGAGGCCCAACGTGAGCACTGA
- a CDS encoding zinc ribbon domain-containing protein, which translates to MPTYEYRCAQCRRRNAYTVRGFNPPEAPACPHCGATDQKRLLTRVAVLRSEASRLDALADPTGLANFDEDDPRSVARMMRHMGDEAGEEMPPEFGEMVDRLEAGESPESIESSMGDQLDGALGGDLPA; encoded by the coding sequence ATGCCCACCTACGAATACCGCTGCGCGCAATGCCGGCGGCGCAACGCCTACACAGTGCGCGGCTTCAACCCGCCGGAGGCGCCGGCCTGCCCGCACTGCGGCGCGACCGACCAGAAGCGACTGCTCACGCGCGTGGCCGTGCTGCGCTCCGAGGCATCGCGCCTCGATGCGCTGGCCGATCCGACCGGCCTCGCCAACTTCGACGAGGACGATCCGCGCAGCGTGGCGCGCATGATGCGCCACATGGGCGACGAGGCCGGCGAGGAGATGCCGCCCGAATTCGGCGAGATGGTCGACCGGCTCGAAGCGGGCGAAAGCCCGGAGTCGATCGAGTCGTCCATGGGCGACCAACTCGACGGCGCGCTCGGCGGCGACCTGCCCGCCTAG
- a CDS encoding cyclic-di-AMP receptor codes for MKLVVSIVNGDDEHDLTEALKKAGFQSTKISTTGGFLRAGNVTILIGVEDDKLTRVIDLIRDNCHRRTQYVNPLPPVMEPGELYMPNPVEVEVGGATIFVLNVEKAERV; via the coding sequence ATGAAACTGGTTGTCAGCATTGTGAATGGCGACGACGAGCACGACCTGACCGAGGCCCTGAAGAAGGCCGGCTTCCAGTCCACGAAGATCAGCACGACGGGCGGCTTCCTGCGCGCCGGCAATGTGACGATCCTCATCGGCGTCGAGGATGACAAGCTGACCCGCGTGATCGACCTGATCCGCGATAATTGCCATCGCCGCACGCAGTACGTCAACCCGCTGCCGCCGGTCATGGAGCCGGGCGAGCTGTACATGCCCAACCCGGTCGAAGTGGAGGTGGGCGGCGCGACGATCTTCGTGCTGAACGTGGAGAAGGCCGAGCGCGTATAG
- a CDS encoding dTMP kinase: protein MFITFEGPEGSGKTTQIRRLHAELTARGVPVVLTREPGGTPIGEMVRHIILSPEHAEMSAVTEFLLFSASRAQLVAQFVRPHLAAGAIVLCDRFADSSLAYQGYARGLDLAALRAVTQFATSGLTPDHTFYFDLDVRVGLQRKQHADQQLDRLDGQALEFHERVRRGYLEMAAQAPERWVVIDAAAGPDAVQAELQRHMTALLAARERFSSLKEDA, encoded by the coding sequence GTGTTCATTACGTTTGAGGGGCCGGAAGGCAGCGGCAAGACCACCCAGATTCGCCGCCTGCACGCGGAGTTGACCGCGCGCGGCGTGCCCGTCGTGCTGACGCGCGAGCCGGGCGGCACGCCGATCGGCGAGATGGTGCGCCACATCATCCTCTCGCCGGAGCACGCGGAGATGAGCGCCGTCACCGAATTCCTGCTCTTTTCGGCGTCGCGGGCGCAGTTGGTTGCCCAGTTCGTGCGGCCGCACCTGGCCGCCGGTGCGATCGTGCTGTGCGACCGCTTCGCCGACTCGTCGCTGGCCTATCAGGGGTATGCGCGCGGGCTGGATCTCGCTGCGCTGCGCGCCGTCACGCAATTCGCCACGAGCGGTCTGACGCCGGACCACACGTTCTATTTTGATCTCGACGTGCGGGTGGGGTTGCAGCGCAAACAGCACGCCGATCAACAACTGGATCGACTTGACGGGCAGGCACTGGAGTTCCACGAGCGGGTGCGGCGCGGGTATCTGGAGATGGCGGCGCAGGCGCCGGAGCGCTGGGTCGTGATCGACGCGGCGGCCGGGCCGGATGCGGTGCAGGCGGAGCTGCAGCGGCACATGACGGCGCTGCTCGCTGCGCGCGAGCGGTTCTCGTCCCTCAAGGAGGACGCATGA
- a CDS encoding AAA family ATPase, with product MQYQTTDDLELLLAVLPPYIIDALRKEDKFDRLLEVVLDLGRRPEARYVGREIDLSEHEVTSAELEYLTGRIGDFGDDNRAGIERTLHRISAIRNRKGRVVGLTCRVGRAVYGTLEIMQDIIEEGKSVLLLGRPGVGKTTVLREAARVLGNSKRVVIVDTSNEIGGDGDIPHPAIGRARRMQVATPALQHEVMIEAVENHMPQVIVIDEIGRELEAEAARTIAERGVQLIGTAHGNSLDNLMMNPTLADLIGGIQSVTLSDEEARRRGTQKSILERKAPPTFEVIVEIQDRDHFAVHHDVMKAVDMLLRGRQIPPELRFRDADGQIRIENAPPPAPAPQARAAHADHAERPLPVAHPSPVFEARAPAAALQPVRTLRAYPYGVSQSRMQQAARRLQVPVLTTTELDDADVVLTLKNYYRKRPQRIAEAERRGVPIYVLRANSPLQIESCLAEIFGVERREQASPDDEAEAETRAAINEILAGRRGSVELAPQGPVVRRMQHEMAREANLLSRSHGKDPRRGVRIFHNNG from the coding sequence ATGCAATATCAAACCACAGACGATCTGGAACTGCTGCTGGCGGTCCTGCCGCCGTACATCATCGACGCGCTGCGCAAGGAAGACAAGTTCGACCGGCTCCTTGAAGTGGTGCTCGATCTGGGGCGCCGCCCGGAGGCGCGCTACGTCGGTCGCGAGATCGACCTGAGCGAGCATGAGGTGACGTCGGCCGAGCTGGAGTATCTCACCGGCCGCATCGGCGACTTCGGCGACGACAACCGCGCCGGGATCGAGCGCACGCTGCACCGCATCTCTGCGATTCGCAACCGCAAGGGGCGTGTTGTCGGGCTGACCTGCCGCGTCGGCCGCGCTGTGTACGGCACGCTCGAGATCATGCAGGACATCATCGAAGAGGGTAAGAGCGTGCTGCTGCTGGGCCGGCCGGGCGTCGGCAAGACCACGGTCCTGCGCGAAGCCGCGCGGGTGCTCGGCAACAGCAAGCGTGTCGTGATCGTGGACACCTCCAACGAGATCGGCGGCGATGGCGACATCCCGCACCCGGCGATCGGCCGCGCGCGCCGCATGCAGGTGGCCACGCCCGCCCTGCAGCACGAGGTGATGATCGAGGCGGTCGAGAACCACATGCCGCAGGTCATCGTCATCGACGAGATCGGCCGCGAGCTCGAAGCCGAGGCCGCCCGCACGATTGCCGAGCGCGGCGTGCAGTTGATCGGCACGGCGCACGGCAACTCGCTCGACAATCTGATGATGAACCCGACGCTGGCCGACCTGATCGGCGGCATCCAGAGCGTGACACTCTCCGACGAGGAAGCGCGCCGCCGCGGCACGCAAAAGTCGATTCTTGAACGCAAGGCGCCGCCGACGTTCGAGGTGATTGTCGAGATTCAGGATCGCGACCACTTCGCCGTGCACCACGACGTGATGAAGGCGGTGGACATGCTGCTGCGCGGCCGGCAGATACCGCCGGAACTGCGCTTCCGCGACGCCGACGGGCAGATTCGCATCGAGAATGCGCCGCCGCCCGCTCCCGCGCCGCAGGCGCGCGCGGCGCACGCCGACCATGCCGAGCGCCCGTTGCCCGTCGCGCATCCGTCGCCCGTGTTTGAAGCACGCGCGCCCGCCGCGGCGCTGCAGCCGGTGCGCACGCTACGCGCTTACCCGTATGGCGTCAGCCAGTCACGCATGCAGCAGGCCGCGCGGCGTTTGCAGGTGCCCGTGCTGACCACGACCGAGCTTGACGACGCCGATGTGGTGCTGACGCTCAAGAACTATTACCGCAAACGGCCGCAGCGCATCGCCGAGGCCGAGCGGCGCGGCGTGCCGATCTACGTCCTGCGCGCCAACAGCCCGCTGCAGATTGAAAGCTGCCTGGCGGAAATCTTCGGCGTCGAGCGGCGCGAGCAAGCGTCGCCCGACGACGAAGCGGAGGCTGAAACACGCGCGGCCATCAACGAGATACTGGCCGGCCGCCGCGGCTCCGTGGAGCTCGCGCCGCAGGGGCCGGTGGTGCGCCGCATGCAGCATGAAATGGCGCGCGAGGCCAACCTGCTATCGCGCAGCCACGGCAAGGACCCGCGGCGCGGCGTGCGCATCTTCCACAACAACGGCTAG